One window of Acropora palmata chromosome 1, jaAcrPala1.3, whole genome shotgun sequence genomic DNA carries:
- the LOC141877129 gene encoding plexin domain-containing protein 2-like — protein MKFLVVYMFLGAFLPYFNPGCEALKYQGFAKDDESGSKFVDVKNHVRSQRSINGSEASCTNGNCTEQVQINHRYYVSKVISDGQRYWRDIEGHPNSTTHPSLSNQFLGRQKLRLGFKFPYYGHYLDSVVLTTGGFLYMDVHDTSLITDVQYLAPLMAYFNPSLSVNSTVLTLDDGEQLTVQWCNILLHNKTNVGPFNFQCTLHKNGTIWFAYKQVPVSVDSLPDLKYHPVRVGISDAFVILRRDPVRPIVYRVFFTYSQINITKKSVINGSAVVFHPLPISRPWKSWNLIVSFHGKSQKIIGCVLGNSCAECMRLDQITEFNCQWCPTTKRCSDGADRHRAQWEINGCNSVSVKHISDERCVEGGMSTSLPQSSPTTTGVSGKVAAAKQHQSKGGIGAGAIVAIFIVLILICCIGAWCVYAYRHPTSKSGLFLIDISRRPREFFKSNSDAVGKTGDVAPSNVKLQVL, from the exons atgaaatttctggTCGTTTACATGTTCCTCGGAGCTTTTCTCCCATATTTTAACCCCGGATGTGAAG CTTTGAAATATCAAGGATTTGCAAAGGATGACGAATCAGgaagcaaatttgttgatgtCAAGAATCATGTACGGTCTCAAAGAAGTATCAATGGAAGTGAAGCATCTTGCACAAATGGAAACTGTACCGAACAGGTGCAG ATAAATCATAGATATTATGTATCCAAGGTTATTTCTGATGGCCAACGATACTGGAGGGATATTGAAGGACATCCTAACTCTACAACCCACCCTAGTCTTTCAAACCAATTCTTAGGAAGACAg AAATTACGGCTGGGTTTTAAATTTCCTTACTATGGACACTATCTTGACAGTGTGGTGCTTACGACAGGAG GTTTTCTGTACATGGATGTACATGACACTTCACTGATAACAGACGTGCAATATTTGGCTCCACTAATGGCCTACTTCAATCCTAGTCTGTCTGTCAATTCAACAGTTCTTACACTCGATGATG GAGAACAGCTTACAGTACAGTGGTGCAACATCTTGCTTCACAATAAAACTAATG TTGGTCCATTCAACTTTCAGTGCACATTGCACAAGAACGGCACAATCTGGTTTGCTTACAAGCAG GTTCCTGTCTCTGTCGACTCCCTTCCTGATTTAAAGTACCACCCTGTGCGTGTTGGTATATCAGATGCTTTTGTGATACTCCGCAGGGATCCTGTGCGGCCGATTGTTTACAGGGTTTTCTTCACATACAGTCAGATTAACATCACCAAAAAAAGTGTCATCAATGGATCAGCAGTAGTCTTTCATCCTCTACCAA TTTCCAGGCCTTGGAAGTCATGGAATTTAATTGTTTCTTTCCATGGAAAGTCACAGAAAATTATAG GTTGTGTTCTTGGTAATTCATGTGCTGAGTGTATGAGGTTGGACCAAATCACTGAATTCAACTGTCAGTGGTGCCCAACTACAAAGAG GTGTTCTGATGGAGCGGATCGCCATCGTGCCCAATGGGAAATAAACGGCTGTAATTCAGTTTCTGTCAAACAC ATTTCAGATGAGAGGTGTGTTGAAGGAGGAATGTCAACTTCACTTCCCCAAAGCTCTCCAACGACAACAGGTGTTTCAGGAAAAGTGGCAGCCGCAAAACAGCACCAATCCAAGGGAGGCATAGGGGCTGGTGCTATCGTTGCTATCTTTATTGTGCTAATATTGATATGTTGTATTGGTGCATGGTGTGTTTATGCGTACCGCCACCCAACCTCCAAATCAGGACTCTTCCTTATTGAC attTCTCGGCGTCCAAGAGAATTCTTCAAAAGTAATTCTGATGCTGTTGGAAAAACCGGTGACGTAGCCCCGTCTAACGTTAAGCTCCAAGTTTTGTGA